In Syntrophobacterales bacterium, the sequence CAGGCCTTGGACTGTTTTAGACAATCCTTTAACTGCTCCCAAGCTGTGGTCTCTGTATACGGTCCATGGTTCGGCCTTGACAGGGAATACGCCCTTAAGACATCGGCCGCATTCGGCGGAGGCATTGCCCGTTTAGGAGAAACCTGCGGGGCTGTAACAGGAGCCCTTATGGTCATAGGCCTCGCTTTCGGCAGAACAAAGGCGGAAGACAAAAATACGGTTGAGTTGACAAACCGGGTAACAGATCAATTCATCGAACGGTTCAAAAAACGCAATTTTACACTCCGGTGCAGTGAGTTACT encodes:
- a CDS encoding C-GCAxxG-C-C family protein: MENSNQSTPPKGPGAVFFEASARADKIDQALDCFRQSFNCSQAVVSVYGPWFGLDREYALKTSAAFGGGIARLGETCGAVTGALMVIGLAFGRTKAEDKNTVELTNRVTDQFIERFKKRNFTLRCSELLGCEVGTPEGMKFLKEHNLRERLCSHFVKDAAEILEELLFSGVLTDQR